TGGCTGAGTTGATCCAGGGAGAGGCGGTCAGATTATGTGTGCATTTGCTCATgcattatgtatatatatattgccgcCAATCCATCAGTATTGCTACCtgcgttttataatgtaagattttttagcgtattctaaattcatatagatattaatgaatctagacatatatatatataaacaatatacaatggttaatagatgaatctaaatatagctaaaacatcttacattataaaacggagggagtatatatataatactactgTTTGTATGCTATATCGCTACTGCGTGCACCATGTGGATCATGAATGACGATGCGTCGCTTTTCTTGGCCCCGTTATTTTGGTTTGGAGAAGACAACACGCATCAGAAGAGCTTTCAAAGCGTTAAAAAAACCGTCTAATTTCTGCTAGATCTCCATCTGGTGCTAGCTTAACTGATATATCATCTTGCGTATGTGGTGGCGTAGGAGGTAGCTAGGTGGAgtaattgtataattttttgccACCAAAGAGCCATTTTCTAAAGCGAATGGGGGGAGAATGAGTCGTTCGAGATGCAGCATGCATATTTTGGCGTCACTAGCAAGCCTATATAGCATGCTTATTGAGTTATTGTTTGGCTGAGAGAGCATTTTACGCTATgattaatttgcataaaaagcgaaatttgatcatctaatCTCTTAGCAAATCACTTACAAACTTTGGGGTTCTGATGAAGCCAAAGCAACATGCAGTACATACAAAGATAAACTAGGCGGCTCCAAAACAAAAGGCAGAGCTATACCCTTACGTCACAGCTCCAAGTGCCAATGGGCGCCTGCAGCTTGCagacacatgcatgcacgtgCGTCACCCATGTAGCCCTGTTATGCATGTTTCACCTTCGTTTGGTCCGCCGGTCACGTTGTCTCACAGCCGCCTGACAAAGACATATTAACCAAAAGTACGTAGCATGGGTGTTACTGCCGTCCTTAACTATATACTTACTGTGTGCTATTAGCACACATTTgtctttctaaaataaacacataaaacaaactaaatcGTCTCATGAAGTTGTAATGTACTAAAACATCAACGTCGTTTAGGCTGGAGACCAAGAGGTCCAAGACCCAAACCAGCTAGGATGGATGCTAGAGGCAAGTAGGTAACGCACACAACTACGTACAGGGAGTCCTCAGCGTTCATACACCACTAGCTTCTTGTCCATTCACGAGTATCCATGTACCCGTTGACCCCGAGCTCGATCGCGAActctgtacatatatattatacatacacGGGAGTTGAACTCCCCCGTTTGTTTATGCTACTATGCACAGAAAGTCCACTGCTCGTTTGGGTCGTACGTgagccgcgcgcgcgcacggtcAACTCGCCACCAGCTCGCGGCACCCGACCGAGTCCCACGTCGCCTACTCGGCTCACGTTTAATTTGCAGCACAGACCAACGCAAAATCCGTCGTCGAAACGCGACGCGAGCGAGCACGCGGAGACGCGGCGAGGCAGCTGGCAGCTGATCGGCATCGCGACAGGAGAAACCAGCAGCGGGAACGGCGGCCCCGGCCGGCCGCGCGGCGTGGATGGCGCCCTCGTGTTGGACCCCGTGGCCCCGCCCGCGTGCAGTTGTGCGCTCGCGCCTTCGCGGACAACGCGGGCGCGAGGGAGCGACCCGTCTCCGTCGCGCTAACGTCAGCTGTGCGTGGCACCCGCTATAAGGACTATAAGCCatctataagtatattttaaagagataagaggagaaagaagaaaagtagACTACTAATTTAAAGCTAGCTACAGCATGGACTCCAAAACgtcatgtgtgtatgacatataagaccatatattaatgttttataaataactattatataaattagttattagattaactatagatgaattaaagtATACTAGTGAACTTGCTCTCAGGGCGCTCAGCGGGGATCTCCCCTGACGTGTATCGGATATGCACGACCACCACCGCGTCGCCGCTTATccactcgctcgctcgcttgtTCAGTTGTCTCGTAAAAGCTTTCGGCTGTCGTGGTCTACGTGTTAGCACACGGTGGGTTCTGGTCAAGGGAAAGAACCGCACcagctaattttttaatacatttgattatttatcgtcgaaaagattatataaataagtaacaatacaagtcatgcttaaaatattagttataaattcagccatagcaaaataaatcataattatataaatttttgaacaagatAAACGATAGACAAAAAATCATTAACATCATATATCGACAAAATCAAAGTTATGATAAACCTTCTGTTAACATGAAAATATGTGAATCATCTCTAGATTCAACTTATCGACATAATCATTTTATCAAGTGAGGGGAAATCTTTCATTAGTTGGACAGTCCGGTGAGCAAGCCGGATGGGCACTGAGGTAGGAGAAACCCACGGCCCCAACTCTCCATCTGCTACCATGGACAGGTAAAGGCTCGATCTTCTATCTTCTCTGCCCAGTCTATTGCAACCTAGGTAGATGGCAAGAATAAAATGTTGGTATCTGATATATTGCAACCTAATTAGAATTTGCTGAAGAATGGTAGCAGTGATTCTCCTACTGCTCACACATATAAGTAAGTTTTTCGTCCTCCTTACTTTGGTTCATATTTCACTTTTATGTTAATTTTTGCTCTAATATGCCGTCCAAGTGCAAGTGGAAGTGAAAATATGCAATGCTTAATTTATGTTCTTTATGGACTTGACTGCCCgttaaattttgcaaacaCTAGCATATTGGCTATGAGTTGCGATgggattttattaaaaaatattattagcatattattaatattattattttatatttatcatctCTTAATTactgtatatatttgttactgaCATGTGAGTCTATTTATTTCATAGTTTTTCTCTTCCTATGAAAAGATAGAGTTAGTGAAGGTGGTTGACCTGcagtcatttttttcttttactccctccattccatattataagattttttgtcATTAACAAGATTCATATATGCGCTAAGGaacctagacacatatacattaatatatgggtgaatctagacaaacccataaagtcttataacatgaaacgCATGAAGTAAAAATTAGTGATGCAactagattttattaaaagaaagttatcattaacatgttattactattatttttgaatatattatttcttaaattgATGTCTATATTTTTTACCAGTATGTGGGCCTATTGGTCCGATAGCACTTTGTTCATACACAAAAATGAGAGTTAATAAAAGtttgttgatatatagatCTCACGGCTATTTTTTCTAGCgaattcaccaccaccactctcgttatagtagtatagatgACATATAGTTGTCATTTGGttcacttaattaattaattagttaattataagTTTTAATGATTCTTTTAACCTATAGCGAAGCACGGACATCCTTACtagtattatataaattttctattgttTGTATCACGTATATATAATGATGGGTACATGGTGCCTCCGGGTAGTGAGTATGGGCAAGGTTTCATACCCATCACGAATAATGGGTATAACCATGGACCCAAAATAATCTCGTAGGTATGGATATGCCCGATTACCGTCCCTAGCAAGGGAGCCGAAAGGGTCACCTCCTATAGTCCCACCCCCTCGCCCCAagggaatttaactatttatcactATTAGAATTGGCAACTCTTCGAATACCACTATTATGTTTGTCCTTACTTTTGCCACCAGCGAGAAGACTTGTTCAATTTGTGCCACTTTCAACTACGTGGCAAGACATGTCTTCGTTCCCGTGTGGTGACGCTTGTGGAGCCCACCCCTCAGACGTCTTCCTTCTCACACCGCTTTAGATTTGTCACAGCACGCGCGTACCAACTTTGTGTCGGGCGGTGACTAGCTCCTCGTCCCCGTTGAAGGCCAGGCGCAACTGGCCATAGCCATCATGGTGCCAGCGTGCTATTGAAAGCGAGAAATCAGAGAGGAATACATAAGAAAAGGGAgaatctttataatttttatgggATCAAAAGCAAGAGAAATCAAGAAGGAGGGAATAAGATGAACTGTTGCAAGAACCAAAACCGAAATGCCCTTGCATGTGCTGCCATGCTTGTAATGCCTTTCTCCGTATAAAAAAAGAGCAAGAACAAACGAGCTACATAAATCAAGGAAAAAACACCTATCAAATGATTCAAGGTACCAAGCACCAACCCAAAACTTACTCTAGTTACAAGAACatcaaaagggaaaaaaacaagaatgCAACACCAAGAGTAACCGTCGTCGTGGTCGTACGGGCACGAGCGAGTGCCCTGGCCATCATTGTTGTCGTCGAAGGCCGCCACTAGCGCGGGAGGGCACAAGGAGACGTGCCAACCGCTGTCGTCGCAGGCCGTTGTGGGCATAGGTAGGCAGGCGCTGCCGTCGCATGGGCACGGGCGGGTACActagccaccgccgccatcgctgCCAGTCGCTGCTAGCGCAGGCGAGTTAGCCGACCGACATATGGGTGGGTGTGCCGACCACCGTTGTCATAGGCCACTGCGGGCATAGGCGGACGCGTCGGCCGCTGGCACCGTTCACCGTCTCGGGCACGTATGGACACGTCGGTAACTGGCTTGCATGCTGTCGTCATATCTGCAAGTCAGATGCCGCTATCTGATGAGTAGGCTTCATAATCGTCGTTACGCTAGGATGACAACGTGTTGTGATAGAAGTGACAAAAACTGCACAAGTCCTCTCTACGGTGGCAAAATACAAGGACAAAACTCATGAggggcaaatagttaaattcccctCGCCCCCTCGTTTCTCTGCAGTCCGCCAGTCCCCACCGAGCTAGGGCTCATCCACCCCCGTCACCGGCGCCGCTTCCTCCGTCCTCTCGCAcccgccggcgcctcctccgTTCTCACGCACCACCCGGCGCCGCATCCTCCGTCCTcctcccgcacccgccgccTCCTTTCTCCCcctgccgcctccctcctcctgccGCGAAGCAGCCCGCCTCATCCCGGTGCCGGAAGCAGTCCGCCGCCGGCTTGGGCGGCCTCCTCTCGCCGCAGGTGCCCCGATCTGGAATAGCCCGTGGCCCCACGGCCGGAAGAAccccgcgccacctcctcccgtcGCCGGCACTCCAGCAGCCCGAGACCCCGCACCCCGTGGTATTGCTCCGATCTGGATGTGTGCTGTGGATTTTTCCAAGTGTCAGCCGAACATAAAAATTGGAACTGAAACTGGCTAGAATCAGATACAGTGTTAATTGGAAGTGAAATTAGCTAGAATCAGATACAGCGTTGATTGAAATGGGGTTGGAATTAAACTTTATAACAAAGGCAAATGACTGGGAACCAATGGTTATAGTTGTAGTAGTCACTAGCCAgtgctgatttttttacttcatAACACCTTTAGCATCTTTCTGTGGATGTCTCATGTTTGTGGTTTGATTAACTGCGATTTTCTTTAGCTCATGTactactgcctccgtcccgaaataagattattttttagttttttgctataatattttgactctttgtcttatttaatttttttttgcaattaatatttttattcttactagatgataaaacattaaagcatgaatagtactttatgtgtgactaatttttttatatttttgtacaaatttttcaaataagataaatgatcaaacgttggacatggaaaaacgaaaaataaaattattatgggaccGAGGTAGTAGTTGAATTGCCGTGTGGCCCACAATGTATCTTTATCTGTCCATTATAGTAACTACTATTACTATATAAGTTATTAAACGCAGACTCCTGCTTTAGAGTGTCTCtttattatgatataaaagcgtcctaatttaattttgaagaaTAACTTTCGTGAAATTGGCAATCATGAAGACAAAAATGAGGAGCAAAACgcctaaaattaattctaaaatcaaaatctaACATTCAATATCGGCATTGGATTATAATTCTTCTCTAAGCCCTTGGTATGAACTGCAGCTTGTATAAACTTTAGAGTTCAGTACTTGATAATATTATCAGAACAAGAAATTGTTTGGCTTAATCTGTTTTCAGAGTTGATTTCATGCTTGAGTTGTTTTGTCCTCGTTTAAAAGATAACATGTGACCCCACGTGTATGTGTCAGAACCTTAACATGGCAGATAAGCTTGGACCCGAGAAGCGACACGCCTTTGTCCACAACGGTGAGCTTGCACACACCTCCAACCTTCTAGAACATTCAGAAATCCCCTGACCTGTAGTTCTTTCCCTTCCTCCACCATGGATTGGGTGTGATGTGCAGGCCAGAAGGTATTTGAGTGGGACCAAACACTAGAGGAGGTGAACATGTACATTGAGCTCCCTAAGGGTGTACCGACCAAGCTCTTTCAATGCACCATCCAGGCCACACACGTTTCGCTTGGCATCCGCGGCAATCCACCCTACCTCAATGTATGTGCTTCTCCCTTCAACCTTTTAAAATTTGAGCTAATTCTGTGCTAAAAGGTTGTTTTTTCCTTGTATCCTGTCGTGCATTTGGAAGATCTCATTTGTGTCTTTCTTTTTGCAGCATGACCTGACACACCCTGTGAAGACTGATTCATCGTTCTGGACAATAGGTATAGGCGTATAGCTCAATTCCCCCAACCCTCACCCCACATGCTATTTTTGGTGTCAAAATTCCCTATGAGTGATATGGGTTGCTATGGAATGGGCTCTGAATGCGAGTGTCTAAGTTTAGTTCTTTGTAGTGTGCCTATGCGTGAACTAATTGTCCTTATAACTTTGTTTGTCTGTCTTTTAAAAAGAGGATTTTTTCTGTACCTATAGCAGGATTTGTTGGCTGGACGATCATTCATCCATCTGGGATTTGTTGTTTTATTGATGCATTCTTACAATTGCTGTTTGCAGTTTTAGTCATCTGCAGAAACTACCTTTTAGTTTGCCTCTGAGGTTGTTTTTCTGACAAGTGACAACTATTCAGAATTTGGTATTATTGGCTGGTTTTAGGGGAGTTAATGCAGACCTAGCAAGTGGAAGTAGCTTATTTGGTAACTTTTCTGTACCATTTTAGTGGATTTAGTTCACCTCGTTCATAGAAAAATACGCTGTTTTtgtcatttataaaatttctgaaTACAGAAAGACATGTTTGATTTAGTTAGTCGCATATACATTGTGGTGGCTATAGGATGGCCCTAGTTGGTATATTGATGATGGGCTGGTGATATGAGATTGATTGACCTAATAAAGATGCATAAGGACGTGGTAGCAAGTCAGCAATCACTCGTACAAGGTTTAGTGCTAGGATGTAATATTTATTCCTGTCATTGGAGTCATTAGCATCTTCTGCTGCTCTATGAGCTCTAACATGGAGAATGGTCATCACAATACAGAGGATGGTGAAATGCACATCACACtgcaaaaaagagagaaggggaaAACATGGTCATCCCCAATACAAGGCCAAGGTAGCTTGGATCCATATGCTGCAGACCAAGAACAAAAACGGCTCATGCTGCAAAGGTTTCAAGAAGAGGTATAATAAACTCCTTAATTACTGATTTCATAAACTACACTTGCTTTGGGTTTTTGGTATGTTCGACTACTTATTTCTCAAGCATGCAATATGCAGTATGCAAGCGGTACATGTTGTCATGCTAATGCCTCGATTCAAATTGTTGAACATATTGAATGAACTCTTTGacaagttttaatttttcattagAATTGCATCAATTGCATCCCACGCAAGTCTTCTTGTCTTGTTTACAAAATGTTTAAACTAGTAACAGttgtgttaatttttttataagatccTTCAGAAAGTGGTTCTGTGCTTGTGTATCATCTAGTACTATTCTACTCTTCTGTAGAAGACACTCTCCAGTCCAGCTACAGTcctatatttgttttaagttCTTGTTTGCTTGTCCTTTCTCTGATTACATTCTATATGATGGGTAGAACCCAGGATTTGACTTCTCTCAGGCTCAGTTCACTGGCACCTGCCCTGACCCAAGAACCTTCATGGGTGGAATTCGCTCTGAGTGAAGCTTGTCCCAGCTTCATGTATCTGGCTGAATGTTGTTGCTATCCTCAAAGTGGCTTGTCAAATAATGAAACGCGGTGGATGTACATATTTGACATCTGTAAATTCTGAAATTGCCAGTTTCCTATCTGCCTTTGTACCGTAGAAATAATGGTGATAATGTCTGGCAAGGCAGATGTAGGATTCTGAACATCCTTAAAGGTTACCTTATGTAGGCTGTGTTCGCCCCAATTGTAAGTTAACCTCCTCTTTTTCCGCATGCACGTTtttcgaactgttaaacggtatattttttggaaaaattttctataagaaagttattttaaaaaatcatattaatctattttatattttttaaataattaataattaattaattatgtactaatttattactatgttttctgcgtcggataagttaacttaccatcCCTTACCGAACGTGGCCTGCTAATAATGGGTATGAATTCAGGTGCTTGTGACTTAtgtaaggccatgtttagtttttaaaaactttttttaaaaacattacatcgaatctttggacatctaaataaaatattaaatatacatgtacatTAAAACGcagttatgggggaaatcgtgagacgaatcttttaagcttaattaggaTGTGTGCTACtataaccaacatatgctaatgatggattaattagacttaaaagattcgtctagcGTTTTTcaagcggaatctgaaatttattttataattagactacgtttaatactttaaatatgtgttcaaaagtttgatgttatgattttaaaaaaaaaattcaaactacaCGAGGCCTAAGTTGAAAAATATTCCATCGACCTATGCCGTgtcatttcaaaaaatcatgtgtCGTGTGTAGCCATCAAGAAGTCATGGAAACCTCAAGCGCAATAACTGTAAGATTATGCAGTAAATCAATTACGATGGAGGTACAGTTGCTTGATGGAAAATGCCTTCTCTTTTCTTGAGCAACGAGAACTCTTTTACTCTGCTATAAAAGCTAACAGATCATGAATCAGCAAGCACTTGAAACACGCACATCCTATTGGCGCCAAACAAACGCTTCCATCATTTTTACCGGTGGTGACATTTCTGGTACCATGTCGCCATGTGCAACTAATATacagtataaaaataaaaaaaacagtagaAAATTAATGGGTTAATGGTTACTGTCTTACTGAGCACTgagcatttatttttcttttaagattaCGGTCATTTTCTTATGGAATGCTGCTGCGGGCTGTTGCTGCTGGTATGTCATACTCTATCCCGGTAAAAATACTTGTCCGATTAAAAATACTTGTCGTTGTCGTTTACAGTAAGATTTACTCAAACCTCTAAAATTCCGActatcaacaaattttaattacatagtataaatacaagataaattatatatataatctttgaaaagtactatcataatatcataaacttattactccctccgattttttttgacgttgttgacgttttgatctacgtttgacccttcatcttatttaaaaaatttatataattattgattatttgttatgatttgatttattactaaagtaaccttaagtatgatttataattttgtatatttggacaaaatttttgaataagacgaagggtcaaacgtaaatcaaaaggtcaacggcgtcaaacaaaaaacagagggaatatattttataaatttattataacacaaaattacttatcagaattttataagtttgatcaaatcttgcCATAAAAGACAAATAATTTTTACGAAAAGAgtattatatgaatatatctTCAATGGGTCCGTTTGCAACCGACCAAAGGAGTGtaaattttctctcttttttcgtGCGCACGTTTTTCAagctgctaaatggtgtattttttgtaaaaaaaatgtatatgaaaattgtttaaaaaatcagattaaccCGTTTTTCAGTTGCAAAaactaatactcaattaatcatgtgctaataactTTCTTCGTTTTTACGTGCGGCTAATTAGACTGGTTGGTTAGTCACCCTCGAACGCGCCCAGTGTCTCGTTCAATCGACCCAAGTGAATATCCTATAGCAGTATATGCGAAGAACTAAAGTATATATGCTCCATTTATTAATCGCAATTTTTTCTGCATAGGTTGGTGAATATTTTCTCCACTTTTATGGTTGCTGGAAAACTCGATACTCGTTCAACcgttgtgtgtgtgagagagagtaGTGGTGTGTGTATACTAGAGTATGCCCGTAGTAGTACACTAGTACCAACCAAAGCGTACTGGATAATCATCTGTATGCATAAACAGGTGGCACACCGACAGCGCTAGCTGGCCGTTGATAGTTGAAAGCGACGCGCCGTCGTCTCCGCTTTGTATATACCCATCGGATTGACAACGAGGCGATCCAATATGGCGAAGAATATGCATGATCGCTGATATGATGCCCGCACTGTCATTCTCCCAGGACCTAGCTGACAGAGTGACAGTGGTTTTCATGAGTGTTTTGTATCTAATCGCACCTGATGTTGATCGCTGGCATACATTTGATATAAAGTGATCTTGGAGTGTTGCTCaagctttctttcttttcctttctctctttttatcAACGGGCATGTATTGGAATTGGATTTAAAAAATGctaaagcatttttttaaaaaaaatcaaggagcTTGCATTAGATTAAGCATGTTACTAAACTTGCAAGATACATGCTGCATCTACCGTCCACTATATATGCAGCACACCTTCAAAAGCtactcagaaaaaaaaatgtttagcaCAACCCATGCGGATGTGGAGCTCCATTTTGTTTaggaaaagagaaggaaaaaataatataagtaaACATATGCTCCTACAAGAGAATCGACTCGATACCAAACGAACCTGGCACCGCACCATGTGCTCGTGCAACGAATGGACCCTGCTGCCTCTACTCTGTTCCACCAACTCCATGATGACTGATGAAGTGATGAGTAGCCTAGCCTAGCCGCCAATTTGTCCCAAGCCTTGATAAAATCCAAGAGCTAAAACTTGAGCTCTGTACCATCATTATCCCAATTTGATCGGAAAACCCAGATCAATGGACCAACTAATCTTAAGCCGATTCGGTGGTCCTTGATCATTAGCTCACCTACTATGATTAAAGCAGCGGCCGGTACCACATTTCTCTGCAAAAAGACCAAGCGCATCCAATGGCCGATGGACCATACCTGTTTTTTTAGGCAGGAGATTGGACCATTGTCTGATATTAAACTGTGGTACCAAACTACCAATAGCAAGTAGAAGAAAACATGTGAAGTGACTCAAAATGTAATGCATTATTAACATCCCGGCCTCAGATAGAAAATTCCAATCACATAGCCCAATCTTACAAACCACCAAGAACAAGAATAATGTAAAGAACAATTAAACTAGTCGGAGAGCAAAGAAATTTAAAGCATGAAGAGGAAgaatgaaagaaaagaaaagggggaaaaaaaaagaagagaaaaacatGCACATGCTGATATGCTAGCATCCACGTTCATCGTGTCCGTACGACGTCTTACAAGAGGAAGCTAACAACGGCGGCCAGTCCGGCGACGCCCCACCCGACGGCCCTCGCGCTGGCGGCGTCCGTGGGCTGGGCGTCCTCCGACCCGGccggcccggcggcggcatccgtGGCGCCGCCCTTCTTGGGCTTGGTGGTCgacgcggcgggcgcggcggcgggcgcctTGACGCCGAAGAGCTCGAAGGGCAGGAGCACCTTGTCGACGGAGTAGACGGCGAGCGGCTTGGCGGCGCTGAGGGCGTTGGTGACGGTGACCTCGACGACGCCGGTGGAGACGTTGACCTGGCTGTTGGTGGTGGAGGTGATGTTGAGGGTGTAGGGCCCGTCGGTGCCGGAGGCCTGGGTGCGGACGGGGTTGCTGGCCGTCTGGAAGGAGTCCATGGAGTAGAACTGCGGGAGGACGTGGCCCTGGACGAGCGacacctgctgctgctgggtgAGGCCGTTGAGCGTGCCGGGCTTGAGATTGTTGAAGGCGTTGTCGGTGGGCGCGAACACGGTGTAGCCGTTGCCGTTGAAGGAGTTGTTCAGCTGGCTGTTCAGCTGCGTGTCCTGCTGCGTCTCCTTCATCAGCCGGATGAACGTCGTGTACTGCCCGCCCTTCTCCAGGATCGCCGTCACGTTCGGCGGCCcgctcggcgtcgccgccggcgccggcgcctgcgccaccgccaccgccgccaccgccatgaACGCCACGGCCACCGCTACACTCCTCGCCATTTCCGGCCGGTCGGCTACCCCGCGAGCACTACAGTGGATCGGGGCGTGTAGCGTAGAAGCGTAGTGTGTGcgtctgtgtgtgtgtgtgttcagTACGTGGTGTGGTAGGGTTGGTTGATATAGCGTTGGTCCGGGGGCGTCATCGCTGGAGGTGAGCTGGTCGGGTGGGGACGTGTACCACCGAGGGGGCCGGTGGTTGCGCGCCGGGAGGAGATCATGATCAGCGCGTGGATGGAATAGCAAACGGCGCGCAACATTCATGCGACTCGATGCAACGAGAGGACCCGCGCGCGCGGTATAACGGTGGTACTGTAATACTGTTCGGTGACCACGCGCACGATTGATCTGATGGTGAGCCGCGCGCCGATGCGTGGCtacgctgcggcggcggcacacggGAGACCCCGGGGCGGCACGCGCGTCTCCTGTACGAGGGAGGGGGGTGC
This is a stretch of genomic DNA from Oryza brachyantha chromosome 1, ObraRS2, whole genome shotgun sequence. It encodes these proteins:
- the LOC121054877 gene encoding fasciclin-like arabinogalactan protein 11; this encodes MARSVAVAVAFMAVAAVAVAQAPAPAATPSGPPNVTAILEKGGQYTTFIRLMKETQQDTQLNSQLNNSFNGNGYTVFAPTDNAFNNLKPGTLNGLTQQQQVSLVQGHVLPQFYSMDSFQTASNPVRTQASGTDGPYTLNITSTTNSQVNVSTGVVEVTVTNALSAAKPLAVYSVDKVLLPFELFGVKAPAAAPAASTTKPKKGGATDAAAGPAGSEDAQPTDAASARAVGWGVAGLAAVVSFLL
- the LOC102722994 gene encoding nudC domain-containing protein 2 encodes the protein MADKLGPEKRHAFVHNGQKVFEWDQTLEEVNMYIELPKGVPTKLFQCTIQATHVSLGIRGNPPYLNHDLTHPVKTDSSFWTIEDGEMHITLQKREKGKTWSSPIQGQGSLDPYAADQEQKRLMLQRFQEENPGFDFSQAQFTGTCPDPRTFMGGIRSE